The following proteins come from a genomic window of Candidatus Dependentiae bacterium:
- a CDS encoding Fic family protein encodes MRTTGSYTTLGSTHYFIPFALPPHDPPLHLNNTIIELYGEVMLYLGRLNEIAYKIPNKEQFIKAYIIKEAIFSSAIEGIHTTVLDIYTQPLLDTKVNKNTQLVLNYMKAVEHALFLLHSEGLPLSSRVLLSTHTILLSSGEGEKANPGNYRKQTVRVGNLIPAPPEEIPSLMSQLEQYIHYDTSLEIIKSGLAHVYFETVHPFLDGNGRIGRLLIVLMLIQSKMLSEPILYPSYYFKKHQLEYYQKLDEVRTKGDYEGWIIFYLKALKESMIDAYRRINDIDTLRNTYIERINNHRFSAKANILRLKSLTLLFGSPIISIPLLAEELAVSYNTANQIIKDFIAMDILEENRTSKRNKLFTCQQYLNALEHEYE; translated from the coding sequence ATGCGCACTACTGGATCTTATACAACTTTAGGCTCTACCCATTATTTTATTCCCTTTGCACTACCCCCTCACGATCCCCCTTTACATCTCAATAACACTATTATAGAACTTTATGGTGAAGTTATGTTGTATTTAGGTAGACTTAATGAAATAGCTTACAAGATACCCAATAAAGAGCAATTCATTAAGGCTTATATTATTAAAGAAGCAATATTTTCCTCTGCTATTGAAGGTATACATACAACAGTTTTGGATATATATACACAGCCTCTTTTAGACACTAAAGTAAATAAAAATACTCAGCTAGTACTCAACTATATGAAGGCCGTTGAACATGCTCTTTTTCTCTTGCACAGCGAGGGCTTACCTCTTTCATCTCGCGTACTTTTAAGCACACATACCATACTCTTAAGCTCTGGTGAAGGCGAAAAAGCTAATCCAGGCAATTATCGAAAGCAAACAGTACGTGTAGGCAACTTAATACCAGCACCTCCAGAAGAAATACCCTCTCTTATGTCTCAGCTTGAGCAGTATATTCACTACGACACATCGCTTGAAATAATTAAGTCTGGTCTTGCGCACGTTTATTTTGAGACTGTTCATCCATTTCTTGATGGTAATGGACGCATTGGAAGACTGCTTATAGTACTTATGCTCATACAAAGCAAGATGCTTTCAGAGCCCATTCTCTACCCTTCTTACTATTTTAAAAAACATCAATTAGAATACTACCAAAAGCTAGATGAGGTAAGAACTAAAGGCGATTATGAAGGATGGATTATTTTCTACCTAAAAGCACTTAAAGAAAGCATGATCGATGCTTACAGAAGAATAAATGATATAGATACCTTAAGAAATACCTATATAGAACGCATTAACAATCACCGCTTTAGCGCTAAAGCAAATATACTCAGACTTAAAAGCCTTACTTTACTCTTTGGTTCTCCTATTATAAGTATTCCTTTACTTGCAGAAGAGCTTGCTGTCTCTTATAATACAGCTAATCAAATTATAAAAGATTTTATAGCAATGGACATTTTAGAAGAAAATAGAACTTCAAAAAGAAATAAGCTTTTCACTTGTCAACAGTATTTAAATGCGTTAGAACATGAGTATGAATAA
- a CDS encoding ankyrin repeat domain-containing protein — MKKHLFLLVLLFPCLLKAMDPLLKAALDGDSVQVQTLISSNNYAMLSDKKVLVKALHAAVAKNNLNSVQFLLFIGVPVDASIDGWTALHYALLHERAEVLEVLLKSGANITKIIPEDTSTPLHMAVRSNNIKLILPILRAAFSQNLSYEVVNAKDAHKLSPLHYAVTLGASACISIQLLLRSGADVSVIVRKDHQAYTLFDYVPSSQVDKDSVVNCIKTTLLKMLKARLAEKRA, encoded by the coding sequence ATGAAAAAACATTTATTTTTACTAGTTCTTTTGTTTCCCTGCTTATTAAAGGCTATGGATCCATTGCTTAAAGCGGCATTAGATGGTGATAGTGTCCAAGTGCAAACTCTTATTAGCTCAAATAATTATGCTATGCTTAGTGATAAAAAGGTCTTGGTAAAAGCTTTGCATGCAGCTGTAGCAAAAAACAATTTAAATAGCGTACAATTTCTTCTCTTTATAGGCGTCCCCGTAGATGCATCTATTGATGGGTGGACTGCCTTACATTATGCACTACTACATGAACGTGCTGAGGTTTTAGAGGTGCTGTTAAAAAGTGGTGCTAATATAACTAAAATTATACCTGAAGATACTTCTACGCCCCTGCATATGGCAGTGCGAAGCAATAACATAAAACTTATACTTCCAATCTTACGTGCAGCATTTTCTCAAAATCTTTCTTATGAAGTTGTTAATGCCAAAGATGCTCATAAGTTATCACCCTTACATTATGCAGTTACTTTAGGAGCTTCAGCATGTATTTCTATACAACTATTACTGCGCTCTGGTGCCGATGTTTCCGTTATAGTTAGAAAAGATCATCAAGCTTATACTTTATTTGACTATGTTCCATCAAGTCAAGTAGATAAAGATAGTGTTGTAAATTGTATAAAAACAACGTTATTAAAAATGCTTAAAGCACGACTAGCTGAAAAAAGAGCATAA
- a CDS encoding ankyrin repeat domain-containing protein, whose product MKQLMYCIVILTAYCSIQAMSNQSSFDKELFNAVHNNDILQVKQLIDAGANVNTSDDSGYMPLHKAVQQGHSGIIKVLLDAGCNVNAVVKNVTRNTALHIAVNYDHKESVKLLLEAHVNVNITNTFNETALHAAVFKSSTAIVKLLLNTDADSDVHAPSWNKETPLSWAMSLGNTDIIDVLKQYMMLESRMATSPKEVIDTAIRLGHLILVKKALQKVVLTVQDLGCYNQLLQSLYKQTGDKIYQSIGKQLSEYALGKARIEKLIKEASCAVGIAIPYPLAQQIAIYYAQTNAKGFLYF is encoded by the coding sequence GCTTATTGCTCAATTCAGGCGATGAGCAACCAGTCCTCTTTCGATAAGGAGTTATTCAATGCTGTGCACAATAACGATATACTGCAGGTAAAACAGCTTATAGATGCGGGCGCCAATGTTAATACGAGTGATGATTCTGGGTATATGCCACTGCATAAGGCTGTGCAGCAAGGCCATTCAGGTATAATAAAGGTGTTATTAGATGCTGGTTGCAATGTTAATGCAGTAGTTAAAAATGTTACAAGAAATACGGCACTACATATTGCTGTTAATTATGATCATAAAGAATCAGTAAAGTTATTATTAGAAGCTCATGTAAATGTTAATATTACTAATACATTCAATGAGACGGCATTGCATGCCGCTGTTTTTAAAAGCTCTACGGCTATAGTTAAGCTATTGCTCAATACGGATGCAGATAGTGATGTTCATGCTCCTAGTTGGAATAAAGAAACTCCCCTGTCTTGGGCCATGAGTCTAGGCAATACAGATATAATAGATGTACTTAAACAGTACATGATGCTAGAAAGCAGAATGGCTACTAGCCCCAAAGAAGTGATAGATACAGCAATTAGGCTTGGCCATTTAATTTTAGTAAAAAAGGCATTGCAAAAGGTAGTATTAACTGTGCAAGATTTAGGGTGCTATAATCAACTTCTACAAAGTCTTTATAAGCAGACAGGCGATAAGATTTATCAAAGTATAGGTAAACAGTTAAGTGAATATGCCCTAGGTAAGGCACGTATAGAAAAGCTAATTAAAGAAGCTAGTTGTGCTGTTGGCATTGCTATACCTTATCCACTAGCGCAACAAATCGCTATTTATTATGCTCAAACTAATGCCAAAGGCTTCTTATATTTTTAA